One genomic region from Pongo abelii isolate AG06213 chromosome 4, NHGRI_mPonAbe1-v2.0_pri, whole genome shotgun sequence encodes:
- the APBB3 gene encoding amyloid-beta A4 precursor protein-binding family B member 3 isoform X3 translates to MLGKDYMLAIILVNCDDDLWGDHSLEGEAGLPPGWRKIHDAAGTYYWHIPSGSTQWQRPTWELGDAEDPGTGTEGIWGLRPPKGRSFSSLESSLDRSNSLSWYGEESYIHSMEPGAKCFAVRSLGWVEVPEEDLAPGKSSIAVNNCIQQLAQTRSRSQPPDGAWGEGQNMLMILKKNAMSLVNPLDHSLIHCQPLVHIRVWGVGSSKGRPISAPARDFAFVASDKDSCMLKCHVFHCDVPAKAIASALHGLCAQILSERVGVSGDASCCSPDPISPEDLPRQVELLDAVSQAAQKYEALYMGTLPVTKAMGMDVLNEAIGTLTAGGDRNAWVPTMLSVSDSLMTAHPIQVQYQKCLVASAARGKAWGAQARARLRLKRTSSMDSPGGPLPLPLLKGGVGGAGATPRKRGVFSFLDAFRLKPSLLHMP, encoded by the exons ATGCTGGGCAAGGATTACATGCTGGCCATCATTCTGGTCAACTGCGATG ATGACTTGTGGGGGGACCACAGTCTGGAGGGGGAGGCTGGCCTGCCTCCTGGCTGGAGGAAGATCCACGATGCTGCAGGTACTTACTACTGGCATATACCCAGCGGTAGCACCCAGTGGCAGCGCCCAACCTGGGAACTAGGAGATGCAGAGGACCCAGGCACG GGAACGGAGGGGATCTGGGGACTGCGACCCCCCAAAGGGAGATCCTTCTCCAGCCTGGAGAGTTCACTGGACCGGAG TAACTCTCTGTCCTGGTATGGTGAGGAATCCTACATCCACAGCATGGAGCCAGGGGCTAAG TGCTTTGCAGTCCGCTCTCTGGGCTGGGTAGAGGTACCTGAAGAGGACCTGGCACCGGGGAAGAGCAGTATTGCAGTCAATAACTGTATCCAGCAGCTGGCCCAGACCCGCAGCCGGAGCCAGCCTCCAGATGGTGCCTGGGGTGAG GGCCAGAACATGCTGATGATCCTGAAGAAGAATGCCATGAGCCTAGTGAATCCCCTGGACCACAGTCTGATCCACTGCCAGCCTCTGGTGCACATCCGTGTGTGGGGCGTGGGGAGCTCCAAAGGCCG CCCCATCTCTGCCCCTGCTAGGGACTTCGCTTTTGTGGCAAGTGACAAAGATAGCTGTATGCTCAAGTGCCATGTGTTTCACTGTGATGTCCCTGCCAAGGCCATTGCCAGTGCCCTACATGGGCTTTGTGCCCAG ATCTTGTCAGAGCGAGTAGGGGTCAGTGGTGATGCCTCTTGCTGCTccccagaccccatctctcctGAAGACCTGCCACGGCAAG TGGAGCTGCTGGATGCAGTAAGCCAAGCTGCTCAGAAGTATGAGGCACTGTACATGGGGACACTGCCAGTCACCAAAGCCATGG GCATGGATGTGCTGAACGAGGCCATTGGTACCCTCACCGCCGGGGGGGACCGGAATGCCTGGGTCCCAACCATGCTCAGTGTGTCTGACTCTCTCATGACTGCACACCCCATTCAG GTTCAGTACCAGAAGTGTCTTGTGGCCTCTGCAGCTCGAGGCAAGGCCTGGGGTGCTCAGGCCCGTGCCCGCCTGCGGCTCAAGCGGACCAGCTCCATGGATTCCCCAGGAggtcccctgcccctccccctgctcAAAGGAGGGGTTGGCGGTGCAGGGGCAACCCCTCGAAAGCGGGgtgtcttctcttttcttgatGCCTTCCGGCTGAAACCCTCTCTGCTCCATATGCCCTAA
- the LOC129059540 gene encoding uncharacterized LOC131768270 homolog: protein MADDKDSLPKLKDLAFLKNQLERLQRRVEDEVNSGVGQDGSLLSSPFLKGFLAGYVVAKLRASAVLGFAVGTCTGIYAAQAYAVPNVEKTLRDYLQSLRKGPD, encoded by the exons ATGGCGGATGACAAG GATTCTCTGCCTAAGCTTAAGGACCTGGCATTTCTCAAGAACCAGCTGGAACGCCTGCAGCGGCGTGTAGAAGACGAAGTCAACAGTGGAGTGGGCCAG GATGGCTCGCTGTTGTCCTCCCCGTTCCTCAAGGGATTCCTGGCTGGCTATGTGGTGGCCAAACTGAGGGCATCAGCAGTATTGGGCTTTGCTGTGGGCACCTGCACTGGCATCTATGCGGCTCAGGCATATGCTGTGCCCAACGTGGAGAAGACATTAAGGGACTATTTGCAGTCGCTACGCAAGGGGCCCGACTAG
- the APBB3 gene encoding amyloid-beta A4 precursor protein-binding family B member 3 isoform X4, whose protein sequence is MLGKDYMLAIILVNCDDDLWGDHSLEGEAGLPPGWRKIHDAAGTYYWHIPSGSTQWQRPTWELGDAEDPGTGTEGIWGLRPPKGRSFSSLESSLDRSNSLSWYGEESYIHSMEPGAKCFAVRSLGWVEVPEEDLAPGKSSIAVNNCIQQLAQTRSRSQPPDGAWGEGQNMLMILKKNAMSLVNPLDHSLIHCQPLVHIRVWGVGSSKGRDFAFVASDKDSCMLKCHVFHCDVPAKAIASALHGLCAQILSERVGVSGDASCCSPDPISPEDLPRQVELLDAVSQAAQKYEALYMGTLPVTKAMGMDVLNEAIGTLTAGGDRNAWVPTMLSVSDSLMTAHPIQVQYQKCLVASAARGKAWGAQARARLRLKRTSSMDSPGGPLPLPLLKGGVGGAGATPRKRGVFSFLDAFRLKPSLLHMP, encoded by the exons ATGCTGGGCAAGGATTACATGCTGGCCATCATTCTGGTCAACTGCGATG ATGACTTGTGGGGGGACCACAGTCTGGAGGGGGAGGCTGGCCTGCCTCCTGGCTGGAGGAAGATCCACGATGCTGCAGGTACTTACTACTGGCATATACCCAGCGGTAGCACCCAGTGGCAGCGCCCAACCTGGGAACTAGGAGATGCAGAGGACCCAGGCACG GGAACGGAGGGGATCTGGGGACTGCGACCCCCCAAAGGGAGATCCTTCTCCAGCCTGGAGAGTTCACTGGACCGGAG TAACTCTCTGTCCTGGTATGGTGAGGAATCCTACATCCACAGCATGGAGCCAGGGGCTAAG TGCTTTGCAGTCCGCTCTCTGGGCTGGGTAGAGGTACCTGAAGAGGACCTGGCACCGGGGAAGAGCAGTATTGCAGTCAATAACTGTATCCAGCAGCTGGCCCAGACCCGCAGCCGGAGCCAGCCTCCAGATGGTGCCTGGGGTGAG GGCCAGAACATGCTGATGATCCTGAAGAAGAATGCCATGAGCCTAGTGAATCCCCTGGACCACAGTCTGATCCACTGCCAGCCTCTGGTGCACATCCGTGTGTGGGGCGTGGGGAGCTCCAAAGGCCG GGACTTCGCTTTTGTGGCAAGTGACAAAGATAGCTGTATGCTCAAGTGCCATGTGTTTCACTGTGATGTCCCTGCCAAGGCCATTGCCAGTGCCCTACATGGGCTTTGTGCCCAG ATCTTGTCAGAGCGAGTAGGGGTCAGTGGTGATGCCTCTTGCTGCTccccagaccccatctctcctGAAGACCTGCCACGGCAAG TGGAGCTGCTGGATGCAGTAAGCCAAGCTGCTCAGAAGTATGAGGCACTGTACATGGGGACACTGCCAGTCACCAAAGCCATGG GCATGGATGTGCTGAACGAGGCCATTGGTACCCTCACCGCCGGGGGGGACCGGAATGCCTGGGTCCCAACCATGCTCAGTGTGTCTGACTCTCTCATGACTGCACACCCCATTCAG GTTCAGTACCAGAAGTGTCTTGTGGCCTCTGCAGCTCGAGGCAAGGCCTGGGGTGCTCAGGCCCGTGCCCGCCTGCGGCTCAAGCGGACCAGCTCCATGGATTCCCCAGGAggtcccctgcccctccccctgctcAAAGGAGGGGTTGGCGGTGCAGGGGCAACCCCTCGAAAGCGGGgtgtcttctcttttcttgatGCCTTCCGGCTGAAACCCTCTCTGCTCCATATGCCCTAA
- the APBB3 gene encoding amyloid-beta A4 precursor protein-binding family B member 3 isoform X2, which translates to MLGKDYMLAIILVNCDDDLWGDHSLEGEAGLPPGWRKIHDAAGTYYWHIPSGSTQWQRPTWELGDAEDPGTGTEGIWGLRPPKGRSFSSLESSLDRSNSLSWYGEESYIHSMEPGAKCFAVRSLGWVEVPEEDLAPGKSSIAVNNCIQQLAQTRSRSQPPDGAWGEGQNMLMILKKNAMSLVNPLDHSLIHCQPLVHIRVWGVGSSKGRDFAFVASDKDSCMLKCHVFHCDVPAKAIASALHGLCAQILSERVGVSGDASCCSPDPISPEDLPRQVELLDAVSQAAQKYEALYMGTLPVTKAMGMDVLNEAIGTLTAGGDRNAWVPTMLSVSDSLMTAHPIQAEASTEEEPLWQCPVRLVTFIGVGRDPHTFGLIADLGRQSFQCAAFWCQPHAGGLSEAVQAACMVQYQKCLVASAARGKAWGAQARARLRLKRTSSMDSPGGPLPLPLLKGGVGGAGATPRKRGVFSFLDAFRLKPSLLHMP; encoded by the exons ATGCTGGGCAAGGATTACATGCTGGCCATCATTCTGGTCAACTGCGATG ATGACTTGTGGGGGGACCACAGTCTGGAGGGGGAGGCTGGCCTGCCTCCTGGCTGGAGGAAGATCCACGATGCTGCAGGTACTTACTACTGGCATATACCCAGCGGTAGCACCCAGTGGCAGCGCCCAACCTGGGAACTAGGAGATGCAGAGGACCCAGGCACG GGAACGGAGGGGATCTGGGGACTGCGACCCCCCAAAGGGAGATCCTTCTCCAGCCTGGAGAGTTCACTGGACCGGAG TAACTCTCTGTCCTGGTATGGTGAGGAATCCTACATCCACAGCATGGAGCCAGGGGCTAAG TGCTTTGCAGTCCGCTCTCTGGGCTGGGTAGAGGTACCTGAAGAGGACCTGGCACCGGGGAAGAGCAGTATTGCAGTCAATAACTGTATCCAGCAGCTGGCCCAGACCCGCAGCCGGAGCCAGCCTCCAGATGGTGCCTGGGGTGAG GGCCAGAACATGCTGATGATCCTGAAGAAGAATGCCATGAGCCTAGTGAATCCCCTGGACCACAGTCTGATCCACTGCCAGCCTCTGGTGCACATCCGTGTGTGGGGCGTGGGGAGCTCCAAAGGCCG GGACTTCGCTTTTGTGGCAAGTGACAAAGATAGCTGTATGCTCAAGTGCCATGTGTTTCACTGTGATGTCCCTGCCAAGGCCATTGCCAGTGCCCTACATGGGCTTTGTGCCCAG ATCTTGTCAGAGCGAGTAGGGGTCAGTGGTGATGCCTCTTGCTGCTccccagaccccatctctcctGAAGACCTGCCACGGCAAG TGGAGCTGCTGGATGCAGTAAGCCAAGCTGCTCAGAAGTATGAGGCACTGTACATGGGGACACTGCCAGTCACCAAAGCCATGG GCATGGATGTGCTGAACGAGGCCATTGGTACCCTCACCGCCGGGGGGGACCGGAATGCCTGGGTCCCAACCATGCTCAGTGTGTCTGACTCTCTCATGACTGCACACCCCATTCAG GCAGAGGCCAGTACAGAGGAGGAGCCATTGTGGCAGTGCCCTGTGCGCCTTGTGACATTTATTGGTGTTGGCCGCGACCCACACACCTTTGGCCTCATCGCTGACCTGGGCCGTCAGAGCTTCCAGTGCGCAGCCTTCTGGTGCCAGCCCCATGCAGGGGGACTCTCCGAAGCTGTGCAGGCTGCCTGTATG GTTCAGTACCAGAAGTGTCTTGTGGCCTCTGCAGCTCGAGGCAAGGCCTGGGGTGCTCAGGCCCGTGCCCGCCTGCGGCTCAAGCGGACCAGCTCCATGGATTCCCCAGGAggtcccctgcccctccccctgctcAAAGGAGGGGTTGGCGGTGCAGGGGCAACCCCTCGAAAGCGGGgtgtcttctcttttcttgatGCCTTCCGGCTGAAACCCTCTCTGCTCCATATGCCCTAA
- the APBB3 gene encoding amyloid-beta A4 precursor protein-binding family B member 3 isoform X1: MLGKDYMLAIILVNCDDDLWGDHSLEGEAGLPPGWRKIHDAAGTYYWHIPSGSTQWQRPTWELGDAEDPGTGTEGIWGLRPPKGRSFSSLESSLDRSNSLSWYGEESYIHSMEPGAKCFAVRSLGWVEVPEEDLAPGKSSIAVNNCIQQLAQTRSRSQPPDGAWGEGQNMLMILKKNAMSLVNPLDHSLIHCQPLVHIRVWGVGSSKGRPISAPARDFAFVASDKDSCMLKCHVFHCDVPAKAIASALHGLCAQILSERVGVSGDASCCSPDPISPEDLPRQVELLDAVSQAAQKYEALYMGTLPVTKAMGMDVLNEAIGTLTAGGDRNAWVPTMLSVSDSLMTAHPIQAEASTEEEPLWQCPVRLVTFIGVGRDPHTFGLIADLGRQSFQCAAFWCQPHAGGLSEAVQAACMVQYQKCLVASAARGKAWGAQARARLRLKRTSSMDSPGGPLPLPLLKGGVGGAGATPRKRGVFSFLDAFRLKPSLLHMP; encoded by the exons ATGCTGGGCAAGGATTACATGCTGGCCATCATTCTGGTCAACTGCGATG ATGACTTGTGGGGGGACCACAGTCTGGAGGGGGAGGCTGGCCTGCCTCCTGGCTGGAGGAAGATCCACGATGCTGCAGGTACTTACTACTGGCATATACCCAGCGGTAGCACCCAGTGGCAGCGCCCAACCTGGGAACTAGGAGATGCAGAGGACCCAGGCACG GGAACGGAGGGGATCTGGGGACTGCGACCCCCCAAAGGGAGATCCTTCTCCAGCCTGGAGAGTTCACTGGACCGGAG TAACTCTCTGTCCTGGTATGGTGAGGAATCCTACATCCACAGCATGGAGCCAGGGGCTAAG TGCTTTGCAGTCCGCTCTCTGGGCTGGGTAGAGGTACCTGAAGAGGACCTGGCACCGGGGAAGAGCAGTATTGCAGTCAATAACTGTATCCAGCAGCTGGCCCAGACCCGCAGCCGGAGCCAGCCTCCAGATGGTGCCTGGGGTGAG GGCCAGAACATGCTGATGATCCTGAAGAAGAATGCCATGAGCCTAGTGAATCCCCTGGACCACAGTCTGATCCACTGCCAGCCTCTGGTGCACATCCGTGTGTGGGGCGTGGGGAGCTCCAAAGGCCG CCCCATCTCTGCCCCTGCTAGGGACTTCGCTTTTGTGGCAAGTGACAAAGATAGCTGTATGCTCAAGTGCCATGTGTTTCACTGTGATGTCCCTGCCAAGGCCATTGCCAGTGCCCTACATGGGCTTTGTGCCCAG ATCTTGTCAGAGCGAGTAGGGGTCAGTGGTGATGCCTCTTGCTGCTccccagaccccatctctcctGAAGACCTGCCACGGCAAG TGGAGCTGCTGGATGCAGTAAGCCAAGCTGCTCAGAAGTATGAGGCACTGTACATGGGGACACTGCCAGTCACCAAAGCCATGG GCATGGATGTGCTGAACGAGGCCATTGGTACCCTCACCGCCGGGGGGGACCGGAATGCCTGGGTCCCAACCATGCTCAGTGTGTCTGACTCTCTCATGACTGCACACCCCATTCAG GCAGAGGCCAGTACAGAGGAGGAGCCATTGTGGCAGTGCCCTGTGCGCCTTGTGACATTTATTGGTGTTGGCCGCGACCCACACACCTTTGGCCTCATCGCTGACCTGGGCCGTCAGAGCTTCCAGTGCGCAGCCTTCTGGTGCCAGCCCCATGCAGGGGGACTCTCCGAAGCTGTGCAGGCTGCCTGTATG GTTCAGTACCAGAAGTGTCTTGTGGCCTCTGCAGCTCGAGGCAAGGCCTGGGGTGCTCAGGCCCGTGCCCGCCTGCGGCTCAAGCGGACCAGCTCCATGGATTCCCCAGGAggtcccctgcccctccccctgctcAAAGGAGGGGTTGGCGGTGCAGGGGCAACCCCTCGAAAGCGGGgtgtcttctcttttcttgatGCCTTCCGGCTGAAACCCTCTCTGCTCCATATGCCCTAA